Proteins encoded within one genomic window of Megalopta genalis isolate 19385.01 chromosome 10, iyMegGena1_principal, whole genome shotgun sequence:
- the LOC117228302 gene encoding ribosome biogenesis protein BMS1 homolog, with translation MAFEAEGTVKHKSHRERNAGRKASKKMAKTEHVQELTDKQKNPKAFTFHSALKAERRFRRKQDIETKKQHIPLVDRTPLEPPPILVAVVGPPKVGKSLLIQCLIKSYVKQPLTNIVGPVTVVSSKKRRITFMECNNDINCMIDIAKVADLVLLLIDGSFGFEMEIFEFLNICQVHGMPRIMGVLTHLDLIKNAKQLKRTKKTLKHRFWTEVYAGAKLFYLSGMLHGEYLRTEVKNLARFVSVMKFRPLTWRGTHPYILADRVEDLTPPESIRQNPKTDRTISLYGYVRGVPLIKETSIHIPGCGDLKIKDLSFLPDPCPLPEVLKKRALVEKERLIYAPFSGVGGIVYDKDAVYVELGGSHSHKEEDTGLVGALMDTRQTLDQKLQHSELQLFSDSAPIKAKDVEEALGDYVGETVIDNGRVRRKVVFPDSQDSEESDNELDDEDKNVSTDSDELKEESENEEASNGNGAKRKKKIVGSRMMERKKRKSSSNDSDSDDNIDKEKHKSAVVSEQTDASGNTEVYHSTSKESDIKIKNKIAEALDSLTNTSKYNKQSNSDSENDSFDELSDEDSRAGLERDGDEDEESATNLSQHGSSQEDLTDDDDTAVEDDESEKVVDELKWKTNLAEKAKNSFEDRQRDNKNLMKLVYGVVDKRNLVEEMQDGEEKEEKEVAVEDQENEIGGIFRVVQEQQKRKIQERELQNQEECVFFSKEPRDWLEEENKLLVVNRFVTGKWKESEDAEELLKLDDLDDDVYGDFEDLETGEKHETKAPKESTKDDIEEKKNLLEKKRKLKEQFDMEYDNGETKTYYDDLKSEVERQANLNKSEFDGVEDTVRVQLEGYRPGMYVRVELENVPCELITHLDPTYPLIIGGLLHGEENIGYVQTRMKKHRWYSKILKSRDPLIISVGWRRFQTLAIFSKLEDNLRSRMLKYTPEHVACMAHFWGPITPQSTGVVAVQDVASRAPGFRIAATGSVVEMDKSTQIMKKLKLTGVPMKIYKKTAFIKDMFNSALEVAKFEGAKIKTVSGIRGQIKKAVSKPEGCFRATFEDKILLSDIVFCRTWYKVDVPRFYNPVTSLLLPTDEKNRWQGMKTTGQLKRELNIRMPANADSMYTNIEREPKIFRPLSIPRSLQKELPYKDKPKMMSHPGRRKPKFKDGRVAVVREPKEERVARLMQMIKTNYAHKQKQLKLAMKKRIEAHQAQISAEEARKLQRQKEMKKQVFRELSKLEKKKKPS, from the exons ATGGCTTTCGAAGCGGAAGGTACGGTGAAACATAAATCGCACAGAGAACGCAATGCTGGTCGCAAGGCTTCGAAAAAGATGGCGAAGACCGAACACGTGCAAGAACTAACAGATAAACAGAAGAATCCGAAAGCTTTCACGTTTCATTCCGCGCTTAAGGCGGAGAGACGTTTCCGGCGTAAACAGGatatagaaactaagaaacaacaCATACCTTTGGTGGACAGAACTCCTCTGGAACCACCTCCTATTCTGGTCGCCGTGGTTGGTCCTCCAAAAGTAGGAAAATCTTTGCTAATTCAATGTCTAATCAAGAGTTACGTGAAACAGCCGCTGACCAATATAGTAGGTCCGGTTACTGTTGTTTCCAGCAAAAAGAGAAGAATTACATTTATGGAATGTAACAATGATATCAACTGCATGATAGATATAGCAAAAGTGGCAGATTTGGTTTTGCTCCTAATAGATGGCTCCTTTGGTTTTGAAATGGAAATCTTTGAATTTTTGAATATCTGTCAGGTGCACGGAATGCCCAGGATCATGGGAGTTTTAACTCATttagatttaataaaaaatgcgaaacaattaaaaAGGACTAAGAAAACGTTGAAACATAGATTTTGGACCGAAGTTTATGCTGGAGCAAAATTGTTCTATTTATCCGGGATGCTTCATGGAGAATATTTACGAACAGAGGTAAAAAACTTGGCTAGGTTCGTATCTGTGATGAAGTTCAGGCCTCTGACTTGGCGTGGTACGCATCCGTATATTTTGGCGGATAGAGTGGAAGACTTAACACCTCCGGAATCAATAAGACAAAATCCAAAAACTGATAGAACTATAAGTTTGTATGG GTATGTGAGGGGAGTTCCTTTAATCAAGGAAACGTCTATACACATTCCTGGATGTGGTGATCTGAAAATTAAAGATCTCAGTTTTCTTCCGGATCCCTGCCCTCTGCCAGAGGTGCTAAAAAAACGTGCATTAGTAGAAAAGGAACGTTTGATTTACGCACCTTTCTCAGGCGTGGGTGGGATAGTTTATGACAAGGACGCCGTTTATGTAGAGTTGGGTGGCAGCCATTCTCACAAGGAGGAGGATACAGGTTTGGTTGGAGCTCTGATGGATACTCGGCAAACCCTCGATCAAAAATTACAACATAGCGAGTTGCAGCTGTTCAGCGATTCTGCTCCGATTAAGGCAAAGGACGTCGAGGAAGCTCTTGGCGATTACGTTGGCGAAACCGTGATCGACAATGGTCGGGTTAGAAGAAAAGTTGTCTTCCCTGATTCGCAGGACAGCGAGGAAAGCGACAATGAACTGGACGACGAAGATAAAAACGTCAGTACGGACAGTGACGAATTGAAAGAAGAAAGCGAGAACGAGGAGGCATCGAATGGAAACGgtgcaaaaagaaaaaagaagattgTCGGATCTAGAATGATGGAGCGGAAGAAGAGAAAGAGTTCGTCGAACGATTCAGACTCGGACGACAATATAGACAAGGAGAAACATAAGTCTGCGGTCGTTAGTGAACAGACAGACGCGTCAGGTAACACGGAAGTTTATCATTCGACGAGTAAAGAGTCTGATATAAAAATCAAGAATAAAATCGCGGAAGCGCTCGATTCTTTGACTAACACGAGCAAATATAACAAACAATCGAACAGCGACAGCGAGAACGATAGCTTTGACGAACTTAGCGACGAAGATTCGCGCGCTGGACTCGAGAGAGACGGCGACGAAGATGAGGAAAGCGCAACGAATCTGTCTCAACATGGATCATCGCAGGAGGACCTAACCGACGATGATGATACCGCGGTAGAGGACGACGAGAGCGAGAAGGTTGTGGACGAATTAAAGTGGAAAACAAATTTGGCCGAGAAAGCTAAGAACTCGTTCGAGGACCGTCAACGAGATAACAAGAACTTGATGAAGTTAGTGTACGGAGTGGTCGACAAGAGGAATCTCGTTGAAGAAATGCAGGATGGGGAAgaaaaggaagagaaagaggtCGCGGTGGAGGACCAGGAGAACGAGATCGGCGGCATTTTCCGTGTGGTGCAAGAGCAGCAGAAGCGTAAGATCCAAGAGCGAGAGCTGCAGAATCAAGAGGAATGCGTGTTCTTTTCGAAAGAACCACGAGATTGGTTGGAAGAGGAGAACAAATTGCTCGTCGTGAACCGTTTCGTAACGGGAAAATGGAAGGAATCGGAGGACGCGGAAGAGCTATTGAAATTAGACGACTTGGACGATGATGTCTACGGAGATTTCGAGGACCTGGAAACTGGGGAGAAACACGAGACTAAAGCACCGAAGGAGTCGACGAAGGACGATATCGAGGAGAAGAAGAATCTTCTAGAGAAGAAGAGAAAGTTGAAAGAGCAATTCGACATGGAATATGACAACGGTGAGACGAAAACTTATTACGACGATCTCAAGTCGGAGGTGGAGAGACAGGCGAACTTGAACAAGTCGGAATTCGATGGAGTAGAGGACACTGTGCGGGTTCAGTTGGAAGGATATCGTCCTGGTATGTACGTTCGCGTCGAGTTGGAAAACGTGCCTTGCGAGCTGATCACTCATCTGGATCCCACGTATCCGCTGATCATAGGAGGACTCTTGCACGGTGAAGAAAACATAGGATATGTGCAGACGAGGATGAAGAAGCACCGATGGTACTCGAAGATTCTTAAAAGCCGAGATCCATTAATCATTTCCGTGGGTTGGAGACGATTCCAGACGCTCGCGATCTTCTCGAAGCTGGAGGACAACTTGAGAAGCAGAATGTTGAAGTACACGCCGGAACATGTTGCCTGCATGGCACACTTTTGGGGTCCTATAACTCCGCAGAGCACCGGGGTTGTAGCTGTGCAGGACGTTGCTAGCAGAGCGCCGGGATTCAGAATAGCGGCGACCGGTTCTGTAGTCGAGATGGACAAGAGCACGCAGATCATGAAAAAGCTGAAGCTCACCGGCGTCCCCATGAAGATCTACAAAAAGACTGCATTCATCAAGGACATGTTCAATAGTGCCCTCGAGGTGGCAAAATTCGAGGGTGCCAAAATAAAAACAGTGTCGGGTATACGCGGTCAAATAAAAAAAGCTGTATCGAAGCCGGAGGGTTGCTTCCGGGCGACGTTCGAGGACAAGATACTTCTAAGCGACATCGTATTTTGCCGCACCTGGTACAAAGTCGATGTCCCGAGATTCTATAACCCTGTCACGTCGCTTTTATTACCGACCGACGAGAAGAACCGTTGGCAAGGAATGAAAACGACCGGACAGTTGAAAAGGGAACTAAACATTCGTATGCCGGCGAACGCGGACTCGATGTACACGAACATCGAAAGAGAACCAAAGATCTTCAGACCTTTGTCTATTCCTCGAAGCTTGCAGAAGGAGCTTCCTTACAAAGATAAACCAAAGATGATGTCACATCCTGGAAGACGCAAGCCGAAGTTCAAAGACGGCAGAGTGGCGGTAGTGCGCGAACCTAAGGAAGAGAGGGTGGCGAGGCTCATGCAAATGATTAAAACCAATTACGCTCACAAACAGAAACAGTTGAAGCTAGCCATGAAGAAAAGAATCGAGGCTCACCAGGCTCAAATTTCCGCGGAAGAAGCGCGAAAACTTCAAAGACAGAAGGAAATGAAGAAACAAGTGTTCAGAGAACTCAGCAAGTtagagaaaaagaagaaaccAAGTTAG